Proteins from one Nitrobacteraceae bacterium AZCC 2146 genomic window:
- a CDS encoding peptide/nickel transport system permease protein (product_source=KO:K02034; cath_funfam=1.10.3720.10; cog=COG1173; ko=KO:K02034; pfam=PF00528,PF12911; superfamily=161098; transmembrane_helix_parts=Inside_1_28,TMhelix_29_51,Outside_52_93,TMhelix_94_116,Inside_117_128,TMhelix_129_148,Outside_149_152,TMhelix_153_172,Inside_173_215,TMhelix_216_238,Outside_239_257,TMhelix_258_280,Inside_281_295), with the protein MSILPIAPPAAPISAPPSLVWRRIRRNPLSFTALCVIIAIAFMALFAPLVAPYSPDATDAGSALQSVSWQHWLGTDLYGRDQLSRIIYAARVDLSVAFAATAAAVAIGALLGAVVGYRGGWVDNAAMRAVDAVMAFPAFVLAMGITAAMGNSTGNVAIAISITQIPAYLRLIRGEMLRVREMEYADAARTVGNPAWRIVLIHLLPNCLPPLIVQSTLAMGFALLTMASLSFIGLGIQPPQSEWGVMTAEGASQIVTGEWWLFLFPGLAIMITVLAFNLVGDGLRDFLDPRMRGIR; encoded by the coding sequence ATGTCTATTTTGCCGATTGCCCCCCCCGCAGCGCCGATCAGCGCGCCACCGTCCCTGGTATGGCGCAGGATCCGCCGCAATCCACTGTCCTTTACCGCCCTCTGCGTCATCATTGCGATCGCATTCATGGCGCTGTTCGCCCCGCTGGTCGCGCCATATTCGCCTGACGCGACTGATGCCGGATCCGCGCTGCAATCGGTATCGTGGCAGCACTGGCTCGGCACCGATCTGTATGGCCGCGACCAGCTCTCCCGCATCATCTACGCCGCGCGCGTCGATCTGTCCGTGGCCTTTGCGGCGACCGCCGCCGCTGTCGCCATCGGAGCGCTGCTCGGGGCCGTCGTCGGTTATCGCGGCGGCTGGGTCGACAATGCTGCGATGCGCGCCGTGGATGCCGTGATGGCCTTCCCGGCGTTCGTGCTCGCCATGGGCATCACCGCTGCGATGGGCAATTCTACAGGCAATGTAGCCATCGCCATTTCGATCACGCAAATTCCTGCCTACCTGCGTCTGATACGCGGCGAGATGCTGCGTGTCCGCGAAATGGAATATGCCGATGCGGCGCGGACCGTCGGCAATCCGGCCTGGCGCATCGTGCTGATTCACCTGCTTCCGAACTGCCTGCCTCCGTTGATCGTACAGTCGACGCTGGCCATGGGCTTCGCGCTTCTGACCATGGCCTCGCTGTCCTTCATCGGTCTCGGCATCCAGCCTCCGCAAAGCGAATGGGGCGTGATGACGGCGGAAGGCGCTTCACAGATCGTGACCGGGGAATGGTGGCTGTTCCTGTTCCCGGGCCTCGCGATCATGATCACGGTTCTAGCCTTCAATCTGGTCGGGGACGGTCTGCGGGACTTTCTCGATCCTCGGATGCGGGGGATCCGATGA
- a CDS encoding peptide/nickel transport system permease protein (product_source=KO:K02033; cath_funfam=1.10.3720.10; cog=COG0601; ko=KO:K02033; pfam=PF00528,PF19300; superfamily=161098; transmembrane_helix_parts=Inside_1_11,TMhelix_12_34,Outside_35_102,TMhelix_103_125,Inside_126_136,TMhelix_137_159,Outside_160_173,TMhelix_174_196,Inside_197_254,TMhelix_255_277,Outside_278_308,TMhelix_309_331,Inside_332_338), with the protein MGFLNYLVRRLALVLPTLFGVSLICFFLTYMLPGNPAMVKAGPFATVEHLAEMEHQMGLDRSLPEQYVRYVTGLLHGDLGESSATGRPVSQDFIQRLPATLELNLAALLIAIAIGIPLGVLSAVHRDTFIDHIGRVVGITGVAMPSFWTGLLFVYVFFYLLNVAPPPLGRLGSGITPPVHITGLYIVDSLMTGNWIALRSSLHQLMLPAATLGFSVMAPVARMVRSTMLEILESDYIKAAWAAGLSRRTVIYGDALRNAMIPVITILGIVFGFLMAGNAVVESVFAWPGIGNYAVTALMTKDSGPIQSFVLFVAVMYVAVNLLVDLAYGLADPRIRLR; encoded by the coding sequence ATGGGCTTTTTGAACTACCTCGTCCGCCGGCTGGCGCTCGTGCTGCCGACCCTGTTCGGCGTCAGCCTGATCTGCTTTTTCCTGACCTACATGCTGCCGGGCAATCCGGCGATGGTGAAGGCAGGCCCGTTCGCGACAGTTGAGCATCTGGCCGAAATGGAACATCAGATGGGCTTGGACCGCTCGCTTCCGGAGCAGTATGTCCGCTACGTCACCGGCCTGCTTCATGGCGATCTCGGCGAGAGTTCGGCGACAGGACGCCCGGTGTCGCAGGATTTCATCCAGCGTCTCCCCGCGACCCTGGAATTGAATCTTGCCGCCCTTCTGATCGCCATTGCGATCGGTATTCCGCTTGGCGTGTTATCGGCGGTCCACCGCGACACCTTCATCGACCACATCGGGCGCGTGGTCGGAATCACCGGGGTGGCCATGCCCAGCTTCTGGACCGGCCTGCTTTTCGTTTACGTGTTTTTCTACCTGCTGAACGTCGCCCCGCCGCCGCTCGGCCGCCTTGGGTCCGGCATCACGCCGCCGGTCCACATCACCGGGCTCTACATCGTGGATTCGCTGATGACCGGCAACTGGATCGCGCTGCGCTCCAGCCTGCATCAATTGATGCTGCCGGCAGCCACCCTCGGTTTCAGCGTCATGGCACCGGTTGCCCGCATGGTGCGCTCGACCATGCTCGAAATCCTGGAGTCCGATTACATCAAGGCGGCTTGGGCCGCCGGATTGTCGCGCCGCACTGTGATATACGGCGACGCGCTGCGTAACGCGATGATTCCCGTGATCACGATCCTGGGGATCGTGTTCGGGTTTCTGATGGCCGGCAACGCGGTGGTTGAAAGCGTATTCGCCTGGCCAGGCATCGGCAACTACGCGGTCACTGCGTTGATGACCAAGGATTCCGGTCCGATCCAGTCCTTTGTGCTGTTCGTCGCCGTCATGTATGTCGCGGTCAATCTGCTGGTCGACCTGGCGTATGGCCTCGCCGATCCCAGGATTCGGCTCCGCTGA
- a CDS encoding peptide/nickel transport system substrate-binding protein (product_source=KO:K02035; cath_funfam=1.20.5.510,3.10.105.10,3.40.190.10; cog=COG0747; ko=KO:K02035; pfam=PF00496,PF10518; superfamily=53850; tigrfam=TIGR01409), translating into MKNYSDRRDFLKLTAAGAATLTLGGLPVPAGADEKRTLTVAWDTDIDTLDPASFKSIGGYTVQANIYDSPLMWKVDPVAGKPGLSQSRPGEMEGGIAESFTTEKDGATLVLNVRKGVIFPSGKPVNATAVKFLFDRGLQSPGYMRILFPRLLRVTKPEQFEVRDEFTLAINMPASSPMTLDTMALINNALLDPDEVKANATTEDPWATGWLKRNTAGLGPYQLVRNEPGVEIVIEARSGHWRPAPFFERVVFKFVPNEADRVLLLKRKAIDMVVGRPGLSPRNVKSLENEAGLKIVTVPDTTCHWLCMNSQKEPFNNVKVRQAINYAIPIHAIIPSVLFGYGSEMKSPVPSLTPGHDAALSPYKYNIEKAKALMSEAGFGKTPIAVDLAVRVGWQPHEQAAVWIQTELEKIGFKVNITKETDATFRQVASKGDHQLSIESWQSWINDPLYHLFFNFHSTAKGTNTAFYSNPAVDKLIDENMHETDKTKRMAAVKSLQELLIGDAVWGHLWYDNWTRVMRSDLVGIEKRWDTFERYFNMKLA; encoded by the coding sequence ATGAAAAACTATTCGGATCGACGGGATTTCCTGAAGCTTACCGCCGCCGGTGCAGCGACGCTGACCCTGGGCGGATTGCCTGTCCCCGCCGGCGCTGACGAAAAGCGCACGCTGACCGTTGCGTGGGACACTGATATCGACACCCTTGATCCGGCGTCGTTCAAGTCGATCGGGGGCTACACCGTTCAGGCCAACATCTACGACAGCCCCCTGATGTGGAAGGTAGACCCCGTCGCCGGAAAGCCCGGCTTGTCGCAATCGAGACCGGGCGAGATGGAAGGCGGTATCGCCGAATCGTTCACAACCGAAAAAGACGGCGCGACCCTCGTGCTGAACGTCCGCAAGGGAGTAATCTTTCCCAGCGGCAAGCCAGTCAATGCGACCGCCGTGAAATTTCTTTTCGATCGTGGCCTGCAATCGCCGGGCTATATGCGGATACTTTTTCCTCGTCTTTTGCGCGTCACCAAACCAGAGCAGTTCGAGGTTCGCGACGAGTTCACTCTGGCCATCAACATGCCGGCGTCGAGCCCGATGACGCTGGATACCATGGCTCTCATCAACAACGCCTTGCTCGATCCTGACGAAGTGAAGGCGAACGCCACAACGGAGGATCCGTGGGCGACGGGCTGGCTGAAGCGCAATACCGCAGGTCTCGGTCCCTATCAGCTGGTAAGAAACGAACCAGGTGTCGAGATCGTGATCGAGGCGCGAAGCGGACACTGGCGTCCGGCGCCGTTTTTTGAGCGCGTTGTGTTCAAATTCGTTCCCAACGAGGCAGACCGGGTGCTGCTTCTCAAGCGAAAGGCGATCGATATGGTCGTCGGCCGCCCTGGTTTGTCACCGCGCAATGTGAAAAGCCTGGAAAATGAAGCCGGCCTGAAGATCGTCACCGTGCCGGATACCACATGTCATTGGCTCTGCATGAATTCGCAAAAGGAGCCTTTCAACAATGTGAAAGTCCGTCAGGCGATTAACTATGCGATCCCGATCCATGCCATCATCCCGAGCGTGCTGTTTGGATATGGCAGCGAGATGAAAAGCCCGGTGCCGAGCTTGACGCCCGGCCATGACGCCGCGCTGTCGCCGTACAAATACAATATTGAAAAGGCCAAGGCGCTGATGAGCGAGGCCGGTTTCGGAAAGACCCCGATTGCCGTCGATCTGGCGGTGCGGGTCGGATGGCAGCCGCATGAGCAGGCTGCCGTGTGGATCCAAACCGAATTGGAGAAGATCGGCTTCAAGGTGAACATCACCAAGGAGACCGACGCCACGTTCCGACAGGTGGCTTCGAAAGGCGACCACCAGCTCTCGATCGAGTCCTGGCAGTCATGGATCAACGATCCACTCTATCACCTGTTCTTCAATTTCCACAGCACGGCCAAGGGCACCAACACGGCGTTCTATTCGAATCCGGCGGTCGACAAGCTGATCGACGAGAATATGCACGAGACCGACAAGACCAAGCGCATGGCCGCCGTCAAGAGTCTGCAGGAGCTTCTGATCGGCGATGCGGTCTGGGGACACCTCTGGTACGACAACTGGACCCGCGTCATGCGATCCGACCTCGTCGGCATTGAAAAGCGCTGGGATACGTTCGAGCGTTACTTCAACATGAAGCTCGCCTGA
- a CDS encoding IclR family KDG regulon transcriptional repressor (product_source=KO:K19333; cath_funfam=1.10.10.10,3.30.450.40; cog=COG1414; ko=KO:K19333; pfam=PF01614,PF09339; smart=SM00346; superfamily=46785,55781), translating into MSTLGNAASILRLFTPDRLEISVTDVSKILGLPKSSVSRLLKAMLKEGLLARHENSPRYKVGNLLFEVSQLYRLNSSLIELVDDVLKAICRETGHTGYLSILDGSDVLVIRMHQGSHALRVFTPLGQRAPAFATANGRTLLARLSDDEVRAVHAEGLGMPSPNSPQSVDELIAALAEVRRRGWEEADDEAIPGVGSISVSVADPKLRESIGFCISYSASNMGTEEKNRIIALLTAAAHRIAVRFDDSFFSHLIQIVPAAGSVAA; encoded by the coding sequence TTGAGCACGCTAGGAAACGCTGCCTCCATTCTCCGTCTCTTCACGCCGGACCGGCTTGAGATCTCTGTGACGGACGTCTCGAAGATTCTAGGCCTGCCTAAGAGTTCGGTGTCGCGTCTTCTCAAGGCCATGCTGAAAGAGGGGCTGCTGGCCCGTCATGAAAACTCGCCGCGTTACAAGGTGGGCAACCTGCTGTTCGAGGTGTCGCAGCTCTACCGGCTCAATTCTTCGCTGATTGAGCTGGTCGACGATGTCCTCAAGGCGATCTGCCGGGAGACTGGGCATACCGGCTACCTTTCCATTCTGGATGGCTCAGACGTTCTTGTGATCCGGATGCATCAGGGCTCTCACGCCTTGCGGGTGTTCACCCCGCTGGGACAGCGCGCGCCGGCATTTGCAACCGCCAACGGCCGCACTCTGCTGGCGCGACTTTCAGACGACGAGGTGCGGGCGGTCCATGCTGAGGGCCTGGGCATGCCCTCGCCCAACTCGCCGCAGAGCGTCGACGAGCTGATTGCCGCTCTGGCCGAGGTTCGCCGCAGAGGCTGGGAGGAGGCTGATGATGAAGCAATCCCCGGCGTGGGTTCGATTTCTGTCAGCGTTGCCGATCCGAAACTGCGGGAATCTATCGGGTTTTGTATTTCCTATTCGGCATCCAACATGGGTACCGAGGAGAAGAACCGCATCATCGCGCTACTGACCGCCGCGGCGCACCGCATAGCGGTGCGATTCGACGATAGTTTCTTTTCCCACCTCATTCAGATCGTCCCGGCCGCCGGTTCAGTCGCCGCGTGA